CTCACCTTCGTTCTGGTGACCCTGCTAATCACGGTATGGGCCGCCAAACGCAGTCGCTCCGCCAGCGATCTGTACGTGGCCGGCGGCGGTATTTCTGCCTGGCAAAACGGCACCGCTATCGCCGGAGATTTTATCTCCGCAGCCTCATTCCTGGGCATCACCAGCGCGCTCTTCGCGTTCGGACTGGACGGCAACCTGCTGATCATCGGCGTGATGGGCAGCTGGCCAGTGATTCTGTTCATCATCGCCGAACGGCTGCGCAACCTCGGTCGTTTTACCCTGGTGGACGTTGTATCGTTCCGGCTCTCACCCAAACCGGTGCGGCTTGTCATCAGCATCGCCTCCCTAGCGGTAATTCTGTTTTATCTCATTGGACAGCTCGTCGGCGCCGGCAAGCTCATCCAGCTGCTGTTCGGCCTGGACTATCTGTATGCGGTCATCACGGTCAGCGCACTGATGATCATCTACGTCAGCCTGGGGGGCATGCTGGCCACCACGTGGGTTCAGCTGATCAAGGCGATTCTGCTGATCGCCGGCGGCGTGCTTACCTGCATCCTCGTCCTGCGCTACTTCGATTTTTCGCTGTCCGAAGTCTTCTCGCGGGCCACCCGGAACCATCCGCGAGGCACTCAGCTGCTTGCGCCGGGCAACTGGATGGCCGACCCGCTTGGCGGACTCTCGCTGGGACTCACGATGCTGTTTGGCTTTATCGGCTTGCCGCACGTGCTGATGCGCATGTTCACCGTCAAGGATGCTGCCGCCGCCCGGCAGTCGTCGTTCGTGGCGATCTGCATCATGAGCCTGTTTTATCTGATGGTGATCGTGATCGGCTTTGGCGCGGTTTCGATCCTGATCGAGAACCCCGATTCGTTCTACGACTCGGCGGGGAACCTGCTTGGCGGCGGCAACATGGTTGCGGTCCACGTGGCCCAGTTTGTGGGCGGCAACCTGCTGCTTGGCTTTATGGCGGCGGTGACGTTCGCCACCATCCTGGCGGTGGTGGCTGGGCTGACGTTATCTGGCGCGGCCACGATTGCGCACGATCTCTATAAGACCTTCGCCGCAAGCTCGCATTCTGAAAAGACCGAGCTCATCATCATGCGCACCTCCGTGGTGGTGATCGGGGTGCTGGGCGTGATTCTCGGCCTGGCATTTGAGAACCAGAACATTGCGTTTGTCACCACCTTTGCGCTGGCGGTATCCGCTAGCGTCAACGCGCCGGTGCTGATCGCCGCGATGTATTGGCGCGGACTGACCACCCGGGGCGTGGTGTTGTCGAGCATCATCGGCCTGGTCTTTTCGGTGGCGCTGATTGTTGCCGGCCCCGGCGTGATGGTGAGCATCCTCGGCTTTGAGAAGCCGTGGTTCCCCTACACGTACCCAACGATCGCCACCCTGCCCGTCACCGCGCTGTGTATCTGGTTTTTCTCAGCCACAGACCGAAGCGCCAGCGCGGCCCGGGAGCGCGCACGCTTCGAAGACCAGCGCATTCGATCCGAACTCGGGATCGGCATCGACGCGGCGTCCAGTCACTAGTCGAAGAAGCGTTAGCGGATCCGCCGCCAGCTGCGCGTTGGCAGCCGCTGCTGACGCCAGCCGTAGTATGGGTGGCGTGCCAGCAGGCGCTCGTCTTTGAAGGCGAGCACCAGCAAAGCACCCGCTACAAATCCGCCGACGTGCGCCCAGAACGCTACGCCGCCGGCGCCCCCGCTGCCGAACCCTCCCAGCAACTGCAGCAGCAGCCAATAGCCGAGCATCAGCACCGCTGGCACGGCGATGGTGGTGACAAAAAACAGGATATGCACGTTCACCCGCGGGTAGAGCACAATGTACGCCCCCATCACACCGCCGATAGCGCCGGACGCGCCGACCATCGGCACGGCCGAGGCCGGGTCGGCGACCGCCTGGGCAGCGGCGGCAGCAATGCCGCACAGCACGTAAAACGCGAGAAAGCGTCCGTGGCCCATCGCGTCTTCGACGTTGTTCCCGAAGATCCAGAGAAACCACAGGTTGCCGAGAATGTGCATCCAGCTGCCGTGCATAAACATGCTGCTGATGACGGTCACCCAGCCACCGCCTTCGATGGGACAGACCACCGGGCCGCTGGGACGAAGGTTAAGTACATCAGCAGGAATCAGGCCCAGGGTGCAGATCGACACCGACAGGCCGGGCTCGCGACCAGCCTGCTGCAGCCCAAGCCACACCAGCACGTTTACGACGATGAGCGCCAGCGTGACGAAGGGCGTCAGATTGGTCGGATTGTCGTCTCGTATCGGAAGCAGGGTGACAGGACCATTTGGTGATCACACACTCTAGCGAATGACGCGTGATGTTGCTGTAACGGACCCTCGCCGCGCGACGTTGGCGGCGCGTTGTGCATAAGGGTTGACCCCCCTGCTCGTTCCTGCCACGATCCCCGTCCTCATTAAGACCAGCTGAGGGACAGGCCCTTTGACGCTGGGGCAACCTGCTACTTCGTAGCTTTGGTGCCAAGTCCTGCGGGGAACTTCCACCGAGCAATG
This genomic window from Pseudomonadota bacterium contains:
- the actP gene encoding cation acetate symporter (member of the sodium:solute symporter family; cotranscribed with the acs gene which encodes acetyl coenzyme A synthase; mutations affect acetate uptake), with product MVAAEVALAAEGITGSADKQPLNQAAITMFLTFVLVTLLITVWAAKRSRSASDLYVAGGGISAWQNGTAIAGDFISAASFLGITSALFAFGLDGNLLIIGVMGSWPVILFIIAERLRNLGRFTLVDVVSFRLSPKPVRLVISIASLAVILFYLIGQLVGAGKLIQLLFGLDYLYAVITVSALMIIYVSLGGMLATTWVQLIKAILLIAGGVLTCILVLRYFDFSLSEVFSRATRNHPRGTQLLAPGNWMADPLGGLSLGLTMLFGFIGLPHVLMRMFTVKDAAAARQSSFVAICIMSLFYLMVIVIGFGAVSILIENPDSFYDSAGNLLGGGNMVAVHVAQFVGGNLLLGFMAAVTFATILAVVAGLTLSGAATIAHDLYKTFAASSHSEKTELIIMRTSVVVIGVLGVILGLAFENQNIAFVTTFALAVSASVNAPVLIAAMYWRGLTTRGVVLSSIIGLVFSVALIVAGPGVMVSILGFEKPWFPYTYPTIATLPVTALCIWFFSATDRSASAARERARFEDQRIRSELGIGIDAASSH
- a CDS encoding rhomboid family intramembrane serine protease, which translates into the protein MLVWLGLQQAGREPGLSVSICTLGLIPADVLNLRPSGPVVCPIEGGGWVTVISSMFMHGSWMHILGNLWFLWIFGNNVEDAMGHGRFLAFYVLCGIAAAAAQAVADPASAVPMVGASGAIGGVMGAYIVLYPRVNVHILFFVTTIAVPAVLMLGYWLLLQLLGGFGSGGAGGVAFWAHVGGFVAGALLVLAFKDERLLARHPYYGWRQQRLPTRSWRRIR